One genomic segment of Aliarcobacter cibarius includes these proteins:
- a CDS encoding flagellar basal body-associated FliL family protein codes for MADDNVEVKNQGGSGKGLMIVLIALIFVLIIAVAGGFYFLYNHTSNLSNNQNQAPVEQTTSSPAGEAGSFKADINELVLNLTDSRGKEKLMKLSFSIKSTEPTIAAIVEEYKAEIIDVVISQISARSSEELLTVGGKNLLKDELVNDINGVLNNVPAEKKFGKDSVKTVLFTTFVIK; via the coding sequence ATGGCAGATGATAATGTTGAAGTAAAAAATCAAGGTGGTAGTGGAAAAGGATTAATGATAGTCCTCATTGCACTAATTTTTGTTTTAATCATTGCAGTTGCTGGAGGTTTTTATTTTTTATATAATCACACTTCAAATTTAAGTAACAATCAAAATCAAGCTCCTGTAGAACAAACAACTTCATCTCCTGCTGGAGAAGCTGGGAGCTTTAAAGCAGATATAAATGAACTTGTTTTAAATCTTACAGATTCAAGAGGAAAAGAAAAACTTATGAAGTTATCTTTCTCTATAAAAAGTACCGAACCTACAATTGCTGCAATTGTTGAAGAGTATAAAGCTGAAATTATAGATGTTGTAATCTCTCAAATTAGTGCTAGAAGCTCTGAAGAATTATTAACAGTTGGTGGAAAAAATCTTTTAAAAGATGAGTTAGTAAATGATATAAATGGTGTTTTAAATAATGTTCCTGCTGAGAAAAAGTTTGGAAAAGATAGTGTTAAAACAGTATTATTTACAACATTTGTAATTAAATAA
- the fliS gene encoding flagellar export chaperone FliS — protein MSIDAYNQQIAVSDDPYILVLKLYEGVIKYLSFVKSAMNDNNIEQKFTYINKAIAIFDELRNVLDFDGGEVAYYLDGLYLYQIETLFAAGIDDNINAVNQVMKVTQGLIDAWKEETGL, from the coding sequence ATGAGCATTGATGCTTACAATCAACAAATAGCGGTTTCAGATGATCCTTATATTTTAGTTTTGAAACTGTATGAAGGTGTTATTAAATATTTATCTTTTGTTAAAAGTGCAATGAATGACAATAATATTGAACAAAAATTCACATATATAAATAAGGCTATTGCTATTTTTGATGAGTTAAGAAATGTTCTAGATTTTGATGGTGGAGAAGTTGCTTATTATTTAGATGGGTTATATTTATATCAAATAGAAACTCTGTTTGCTGCAGGAATAGACGATAATATAAATGCGGTTAATCAAGTTATGAAAGTTACTCAAGGATTAATAGACGCATGGAAAGAAGAGACTGGTCTATAA
- a CDS encoding MotE family protein, protein MLKLIFIFNIFIFTFLNAQETSSSLTRQKLEVMELKKELNTFYEEKEKEYQENKKELEDILTQIEKEKKDIKTLHDKNEQILKEIKLEVDSKVAKIYNGMKPKNAAQIFDNMISEGKIDDVFAIILRLKENNVTQILKFMDISHSSIVTHLLEDYKNKNK, encoded by the coding sequence GTGCTTAAATTAATTTTTATATTTAATATTTTTATATTTACTTTTCTTAATGCTCAAGAAACAAGTAGCTCTTTAACTAGACAAAAGCTTGAAGTAATGGAATTAAAAAAAGAGTTAAACACTTTTTATGAAGAAAAAGAGAAAGAATATCAAGAAAATAAAAAAGAACTAGAAGACATTCTAACTCAAATTGAAAAAGAAAAAAAAGATATAAAAACTCTACATGATAAAAATGAACAAATTTTAAAAGAGATTAAACTAGAAGTTGATAGTAAAGTAGCAAAAATTTATAATGGAATGAAACCAAAGAATGCAGCACAAATTTTTGACAATATGATTAGCGAGGGTAAAATTGATGATGTTTTTGCTATAATCTTAAGATTAAAAGAAAATAACGTAACACAGATATTGAAATTTATGGATATTTCGCACTCTTCTATTGTTACACACTTGTTAGAAGATTATAAAAATAAGAATAAATAA
- a CDS encoding FlgK family flagellar hook-associated protein produces the protein MLGTLSVSHTGLNASRYAIDNIGNNQANENTPGYKKRVVDLSEIGQVNGLMTGRGVYFDGVIRVTSQYMYDKMISENSKDNYFTKISNLIGSVESVFKETEESGFSAELNRYYQSLENLRTNPSSEIYKSELKRNGEILVDSLKNKYTTIEDQQKYENTEFNTNIERVNGILNDIAKVNEKIQKFNTATNDLLDKRDLLELELSQYVDIKVNRDKNFYELKIGDQTVISNNTNVQEINALEIKTSQVDKFNHIEYSTTGSTLKIYDSLKYNSDLTPKSLDNNDIVTFKLNNQYSISATIGSTIQADLGDGNGLQNVTVDENNLTRVMTHLINSDANLKEIVTAYNGDYSIDSDGKKITNNAQDNFLRIESNLPGIENKFDARFSIEKRDNASPPVVEKRESVYKNEQESRTAQSDVTIAIYEREINLNSGIMKAQIDNLSTSSQNNKYQQYLNRLDSFSMTLSDISDKYIKVSEGKYIYGEAATDENLGSITSIGLFSGTNVKSLQFNSKAVNELKQEELDYLATIQWKKDLNFDGKGQANPSSNQASLNDYFRDLRITVSADKESNDFLKDTQEAIYKSLETSYNNLVKVDKDDEMLNLMKFQAAFTANAQIITAVNEMIQTILGMRR, from the coding sequence ATGCTAGGTACATTAAGTGTTTCACATACGGGGCTTAATGCTTCTAGATATGCGATTGATAATATTGGAAATAACCAAGCGAATGAAAATACTCCTGGTTACAAAAAAAGAGTGGTCGATCTTAGTGAAATTGGTCAAGTAAACGGTCTTATGACTGGTCGTGGTGTATATTTTGATGGTGTAATAAGAGTTACATCACAGTACATGTACGACAAAATGATTAGTGAAAACTCTAAAGATAACTACTTTACAAAAATATCAAATCTAATAGGAAGTGTTGAATCAGTATTTAAAGAGACTGAAGAGAGTGGATTTTCTGCGGAATTAAATAGATACTATCAATCATTAGAAAACTTGAGAACAAATCCTAGTTCTGAAATTTACAAAAGTGAATTAAAAAGAAATGGGGAAATTTTAGTTGATTCTTTGAAAAATAAATATACAACAATAGAAGATCAACAAAAATATGAAAATACAGAATTTAATACTAATATTGAAAGAGTAAATGGTATCTTAAATGATATAGCAAAAGTAAATGAAAAAATCCAAAAATTTAATACTGCAACAAATGATTTGCTTGACAAAAGAGACTTACTTGAATTAGAACTTTCTCAGTATGTTGATATAAAAGTCAACAGAGATAAAAATTTTTATGAATTAAAAATAGGTGATCAAACTGTTATTAGTAACAATACAAATGTTCAAGAGATAAATGCTCTTGAAATAAAAACGAGTCAAGTAGATAAATTCAATCATATTGAATATTCAACAACTGGTAGCACTCTTAAAATTTATGATTCTTTAAAATATAATAGTGATTTAACCCCAAAAAGTTTAGATAACAATGATATAGTTACATTTAAACTAAATAATCAATACTCTATCTCAGCAACTATTGGAAGTACTATTCAAGCTGATTTAGGAGATGGAAATGGTCTTCAAAATGTTACAGTAGATGAAAATAATTTAACTAGAGTTATGACTCATCTAATAAACAGTGATGCGAATCTAAAAGAAATTGTAACTGCGTATAATGGTGATTATTCTATAGATTCTGATGGTAAAAAAATTACAAACAATGCACAAGATAACTTTTTAAGAATAGAATCAAATTTACCTGGTATCGAAAATAAATTTGATGCTAGATTTAGTATTGAAAAAAGAGATAATGCCAGTCCACCAGTTGTTGAAAAAAGAGAATCTGTGTATAAAAATGAGCAAGAGAGTAGAACAGCTCAATCAGATGTTACAATTGCTATATACGAGAGAGAAATTAATCTAAATAGTGGAATTATGAAAGCTCAAATTGATAATCTGAGTACTAGTTCGCAAAACAATAAATATCAACAATATTTAAATAGATTAGACTCTTTTTCCATGACGCTTTCTGATATTTCTGATAAATATATAAAGGTTTCAGAAGGAAAATATATTTATGGAGAAGCAGCTACTGATGAAAACTTAGGAAGTATTACTTCAATAGGTTTATTTTCAGGAACTAATGTAAAAAGTTTACAATTTAATTCAAAAGCAGTGAATGAATTAAAACAAGAAGAACTTGATTATTTAGCAACAATCCAATGGAAAAAAGATTTGAATTTTGATGGTAAAGGTCAAGCTAACCCTAGTTCTAATCAAGCATCATTAAATGACTATTTTAGAGATTTAAGAATAACAGTTTCAGCTGATAAAGAAAGTAATGATTTTTTAAAAGATACACAAGAAGCGATTTATAAATCTTTGGAAACATCTTATAATAATCTTGTAAAAGTTGATAAAGATGATGAAATGTTGAATCTAATGAAATTTCAAGCTGCATTTACTGCTAATGCCCAAATAATAACGGCAGTTAATGAAATGATTCAAACAATTTTGGGTATGAGAAGATAA
- a CDS encoding major outer membrane protein, whose protein sequence is MRKISKISLVAAVAVAGFSTANAQPLEQAIKDVEVSGSVVYRYDNFHNKEKTSNGVVTSDRDNSESNKYKIGFNLSSKVNDYVKFNSRFIVGSQTNGGFVSLNSGKENNSDNKEGADGQADVSLSNAYFGLTAVPNTVINIGKMGLTTPYTVAVDINGNEQTGTGILALTTINPVTFGAGYFNNSNVNNATEINGTQGLNAGILNGGDDIYVATVQGDLDFVKLEAWYLGHQESFDTFTLAATGKLDLAEDAKIGLEARYVTLDLSNNNRSPLSGLEDSNSMFRLAADGKFSIVNARLAYTQTGKDGGLTALDQDAKNTSLGWAITSNGVADAKFWQAALGADILDNLNFTLNYGNLKSKDTNKAVLIQDIKAEEVYGQLTYKMSKNLSTYLRYGTYTEKEYDSGDKVMDQNRGRIQVAYTF, encoded by the coding sequence TTACAGATATGACAACTTTCATAATAAAGAAAAAACATCAAATGGTGTTGTAACATCTGATAGAGACAATAGTGAATCTAACAAATATAAAATCGGTTTTAATTTATCTTCAAAAGTAAATGATTATGTTAAATTTAATTCAAGATTTATAGTTGGTTCTCAAACTAATGGAGGATTTGTTTCTTTAAATTCAGGTAAAGAAAATAACTCTGACAACAAAGAGGGTGCTGATGGACAAGCTGACGTTTCTTTATCAAATGCATACTTTGGTTTAACAGCTGTTCCTAATACAGTTATCAATATTGGTAAAATGGGTTTAACTACTCCATATACAGTTGCTGTTGATATTAATGGAAATGAGCAAACTGGAACTGGTATCTTAGCACTTACAACTATTAATCCTGTAACTTTTGGAGCAGGTTATTTCAATAACTCAAATGTAAATAATGCAACTGAAATTAATGGTACTCAAGGTTTAAATGCTGGTATTTTAAATGGTGGAGATGACATTTATGTTGCTACTGTTCAAGGTGATTTAGATTTCGTTAAACTTGAAGCTTGGTATTTAGGTCACCAAGAAAGTTTTGATACATTTACATTAGCAGCTACAGGGAAACTTGATTTAGCAGAAGATGCAAAAATTGGTTTAGAAGCTAGATATGTTACTTTAGATTTATCTAACAATAACAGAAGTCCTTTAAGTGGATTAGAAGATAGTAACTCTATGTTTAGACTTGCTGCAGATGGTAAATTCTCTATCGTTAATGCTAGACTTGCTTATACACAAACTGGTAAAGATGGTGGTTTAACTGCACTTGATCAAGATGCTAAAAATACTTCTCTTGGATGGGCAATTACATCTAACGGTGTAGCTGATGCTAAATTCTGGCAAGCTGCTTTAGGTGCTGATATTTTAGATAACCTAAACTTTACTTTAAATTATGGTAACTTAAAATCAAAAGATACAAATAAAGCAGTTTTAATTCAAGATATCAAAGCTGAAGAAGTTTATGGTCAATTAACTTACAAAATGTCTAAAAACTTAAGTACATACTTAAGATATGGTACATATACAGAAAAAGAGTATGATTCTGGTGATAAAGTTATGGATCAAAATAGAGGAAGAATCCAAGTTGCTTATACATTCTAA
- a CDS encoding flagellar basal body P-ring protein FlgI, which translates to MRYFFIVMFFVSSLFSQTIKDISNVIGIRDNQLIGYGLIVGLAGTGDKSKFTMQSLQNLLRNSYIKIPAGAINSKNIAAVMVTADLPAFSRQGDKIKVKVSTIGDAKSIDNGELLITQLKGVDGNVYALAQGTIIANEANKTTGFIYDGATVENEIEYDFQNEKSIQLSLLKSSATNADLIETKINEKFGKKLATAIDTRTIEVEKPTNMSIVKFIAMVQNIELDSTFKKKLIIDINRESVITGGDVVIDPVTIARGSFTIRISKTPLNPEEWDDMRKNPGMNIGDDVKIADKAIVNIDNAMINTKANPTVSDLVRSMKVMKLPMSEIIDTLKLIKEMGAMDVDIEVRG; encoded by the coding sequence TTGAGATATTTTTTTATAGTGATGTTTTTTGTTTCAAGTCTCTTTTCTCAAACTATCAAAGATATTTCAAATGTAATAGGAATAAGAGATAATCAATTAATAGGCTATGGATTAATAGTTGGACTTGCAGGAACTGGTGATAAATCAAAATTTACAATGCAAAGTTTACAAAATCTTCTTAGAAATTCATATATAAAAATTCCAGCAGGTGCTATAAATTCAAAAAATATTGCAGCAGTAATGGTTACTGCTGATTTACCTGCTTTTTCAAGGCAAGGTGATAAAATAAAAGTAAAAGTTTCAACAATCGGCGATGCAAAATCTATAGATAATGGTGAACTTTTAATAACTCAGTTAAAAGGTGTAGATGGAAATGTCTATGCTCTTGCTCAAGGTACAATTATTGCAAATGAAGCTAATAAAACAACAGGATTTATTTATGATGGAGCAACTGTTGAAAATGAGATAGAATATGACTTCCAAAATGAAAAATCTATCCAGTTAAGTTTATTAAAAAGTTCTGCTACAAATGCTGATTTGATTGAAACAAAAATAAATGAAAAATTTGGTAAAAAATTAGCAACTGCAATTGATACAAGAACTATCGAAGTTGAAAAACCTACTAATATGTCAATTGTAAAGTTTATTGCTATGGTTCAAAATATAGAACTTGATTCAACATTCAAGAAAAAATTAATTATTGATATAAATAGAGAATCTGTTATAACTGGAGGAGATGTTGTAATAGATCCAGTTACAATTGCAAGAGGAAGTTTTACTATAAGAATTAGTAAAACACCTTTAAATCCAGAAGAGTGGGATGACATGAGAAAAAATCCTGGGATGAATATTGGTGATGATGTAAAAATAGCAGACAAAGCAATTGTAAATATAGATAATGCGATGATAAATACAAAAGCAAATCCAACAGTTTCTGATTTAGTAAGATCGATGAAAGTTATGAAACTTCCAATGAGTGAAATTATTGATACCTTGAAACTTATAAAAGAGATGGGTGCAATGGATGTTGATATAGAAGTAAGAGGGTAA
- a CDS encoding flagellar biosynthetic protein FliQ has translation MDLIGIAQSTVKIILILGLPSLIVSMIIGLVISIFSAVTQVNDASLSFVPKMIIVSIFILITLPWVGEHIGTYTIDLWNNILTFGE, from the coding sequence ATGGATTTAATTGGTATCGCTCAAAGCACTGTAAAAATAATCTTAATTTTAGGATTACCATCACTTATAGTAAGTATGATTATAGGACTTGTGATATCTATATTTTCAGCAGTAACTCAAGTAAATGATGCATCTTTAAGCTTCGTTCCAAAAATGATAATCGTTTCTATATTTATCTTAATTACACTCCCTTGGGTTGGAGAACACATTGGAACATATACAATTGATTTGTGGAATAACATCTTAACTTTTGGTGAATAA
- the fliM gene encoding flagellar motor switch protein FliM has protein sequence MAEFLSQDEIDALLDIAEQGEDFDGTSPLDKVVSKEKNYSIYDFKKPNRITPDQLKAFSTMHDKMLRDFINELSSMLRKLVDVKLTSIEQMTYGEFLLSIPQVTSLNTLSFKPLDGRLVVECNPGISHKIIADLLGSGAVNTSDNIDRELTEIEVEILEHFYKMFIKIMHKTWGEVTSLNFKIESKDTNANAIQIVSDHEVVLLVVLEIIIDEDSGFFSICYPVSYFESLLDKVVEKVFTENSSRKSSRKRDIKTLIAGAKMEVEAIMAETELSARDILNLKENDVIVFSKNATSSSSTIYINKKEKFSAVCGLSNNRKAIQIKANLDREKQETLDNLRAMREEREERAREQAENIRRLLAKKV, from the coding sequence ATGGCTGAATTCTTAAGTCAAGATGAAATAGATGCTCTTTTAGATATTGCTGAGCAAGGAGAGGACTTTGATGGTACAAGTCCTCTAGATAAAGTAGTATCTAAAGAGAAGAATTACTCTATATATGACTTTAAAAAACCAAATAGAATTACGCCTGATCAATTAAAAGCATTTTCAACTATGCATGATAAGATGTTAAGAGATTTTATAAATGAATTATCTTCAATGCTTAGAAAGCTAGTAGATGTGAAGCTTACTTCAATAGAACAGATGACTTATGGAGAGTTTTTACTCTCTATTCCTCAAGTTACATCTTTAAATACTTTATCTTTTAAGCCACTTGATGGAAGATTGGTTGTTGAGTGTAATCCTGGAATTTCTCATAAAATTATTGCTGATTTACTTGGAAGTGGAGCTGTAAATACTTCTGATAATATAGATAGGGAACTAACAGAAATTGAAGTTGAGATATTGGAGCATTTTTATAAAATGTTTATCAAAATCATGCATAAAACTTGGGGTGAAGTTACAAGTTTAAATTTTAAAATAGAATCAAAAGATACAAATGCAAATGCTATACAGATAGTTTCAGATCATGAGGTTGTTCTTCTTGTGGTTTTAGAGATAATTATAGATGAAGATTCAGGATTTTTCTCTATTTGTTATCCAGTTTCATATTTTGAATCTCTATTAGATAAAGTTGTGGAGAAGGTATTTACAGAAAATAGTAGTAGAAAATCTAGCAGAAAAAGAGATATAAAAACTTTGATTGCTGGTGCTAAAATGGAAGTAGAGGCTATTATGGCAGAAACTGAGCTTAGTGCAAGAGATATTTTAAATTTAAAAGAAAATGATGTAATAGTTTTTTCAAAGAATGCCACATCCTCATCTTCTACAATTTATATAAATAAAAAAGAGAAGTTTTCTGCTGTTTGTGGACTTTCAAATAATAGAAAAGCTATTCAGATAAAAGCAAATCTTGATAGAGAGAAACAAGAAACTTTAGATAACTTAAGAGCTATGAGAGAAGAAAGAGAAGAAAGGGCAAGGGAACAAGCTGAAAATATTAGAAGACTTCTAGCTAAAAAAGTTTAA
- a CDS encoding flagellar basal body L-ring protein FlgH, whose protein sequence is MKNSIFIILLAFIFTSCTSLSKPTLEFEKPEVQTPKKQPEARKNKGSLYSVQGTSLFADKKDLQLGDIIQIVINEDLTSKTDSKRELTSDRENNLGGGVFGTTEGAILGDAMSSATNKLNKSLGVNFNTASSTSDKGKVKTQVTEKFQTTISAIIEETYQNGNYFIKGKKEVLLDEQKQTIIISGIIRPYDITSDNSINSSQMADLKILYEKDGTEADILDTPWGTRLLRAIWPF, encoded by the coding sequence ATGAAAAATAGTATATTTATAATTTTATTAGCATTTATTTTTACTTCGTGTACATCTTTATCTAAACCTACTTTAGAATTTGAGAAGCCAGAAGTTCAAACTCCTAAAAAACAACCCGAAGCAAGAAAGAATAAAGGCTCTTTATATTCAGTACAAGGAACTTCTTTATTCGCAGATAAAAAAGATTTACAGCTAGGTGATATTATTCAAATAGTAATAAATGAAGATTTGACTTCTAAAACAGATAGTAAAAGAGAATTAACTAGTGACAGAGAAAACAATTTAGGTGGAGGAGTATTTGGTACTACTGAAGGAGCGATACTTGGTGACGCAATGTCAAGTGCCACAAATAAACTTAATAAAAGCTTGGGAGTAAATTTCAATACTGCTAGTTCAACATCAGACAAAGGTAAAGTAAAAACTCAAGTAACAGAGAAATTCCAAACTACAATTTCTGCTATTATTGAAGAGACTTATCAAAATGGTAACTATTTTATAAAAGGTAAAAAAGAAGTTTTACTAGACGAACAAAAACAAACTATTATAATAAGTGGAATAATAAGACCCTACGATATTACTTCGGATAATTCTATAAATTCCTCTCAAATGGCTGATTTAAAAATTTTATATGAAAAAGATGGAACAGAAGCTGATATTTTGGATACTCCATGGGGTACAAGATTGCTAAGAGCGATATGGCCATTTTAA
- the fliD gene encoding flagellar filament capping protein FliD gives MANGILGLGSGQASSLNNDLIDKLKTAEKKATLTPIETKLEKFTSEREVMTNIGTKVDELLAAVKVFSLNQTTGTHAFNSKSATTSGDAVMFDAEDLNALKTGFTTVNVTQLAQKDVWQTSGDPININLKDQKINQGILTINGKDFDTTNLSYDELVTEINKQVPGVIASLSDIGSTGFRLSIKSDNTGETNKIVVTGSTLLFDNVLKAQDMKMKVDGVDYQSSSNNMTVDGLKISATKIGESTINIEEDNSQLTKQMESFAKAYNELNATIDKELYSANSSISDKSALRDIMSKLKNTLFGTGNGETTIFSYGFSFNETNGDLKFNSQEFEKAAKTDKQSLQNLFVGVAEKPGIATILDETISISGIKKSLLDYDLNMLSRENTLKKDKETAEKTIDSRYEQMSLQFASYGAIINQMEASFSGLKMLIQQSTASNS, from the coding sequence ATGGCAAATGGAATTTTAGGATTAGGATCAGGACAAGCATCTTCACTAAACAATGACCTAATAGATAAATTAAAAACTGCAGAAAAAAAAGCTACTCTAACTCCAATTGAAACAAAACTTGAAAAGTTTACTTCTGAAAGAGAAGTTATGACTAATATTGGAACAAAAGTTGATGAACTTTTGGCTGCTGTGAAAGTTTTCAGTTTGAATCAAACAACTGGAACACATGCTTTTAATAGTAAATCAGCTACAACATCTGGTGATGCTGTAATGTTTGATGCTGAAGATTTAAATGCATTAAAAACTGGATTTACAACAGTTAATGTTACACAACTTGCACAAAAAGATGTTTGGCAAACAAGTGGAGATCCTATTAATATTAATTTAAAAGATCAAAAAATAAATCAAGGTATTTTGACTATAAATGGTAAAGATTTCGACACTACAAATTTATCTTATGATGAATTAGTTACTGAAATAAATAAACAAGTACCTGGAGTAATAGCTTCCTTATCTGACATAGGAAGTACTGGATTTAGATTATCTATAAAAAGTGATAATACAGGAGAAACTAATAAAATAGTTGTGACAGGAAGTACTTTATTATTTGATAATGTTCTAAAAGCACAAGATATGAAAATGAAAGTTGATGGTGTAGACTATCAAAGTTCTTCAAATAATATGACAGTAGATGGTCTAAAAATTTCTGCAACAAAAATTGGAGAATCTACTATTAATATTGAAGAAGATAATTCTCAATTAACAAAACAAATGGAAAGTTTTGCAAAAGCCTATAATGAATTAAATGCAACTATAGACAAAGAACTTTATAGTGCGAATTCAAGTATATCTGATAAAAGTGCATTAAGAGATATTATGTCTAAACTCAAAAACACACTTTTCGGTACAGGAAACGGTGAAACTACAATATTTAGTTATGGGTTCTCTTTTAATGAAACAAATGGTGATTTAAAGTTTAATTCTCAAGAATTTGAAAAAGCAGCTAAAACAGATAAACAAAGTTTACAAAATTTATTTGTTGGTGTTGCAGAAAAACCTGGGATTGCTACTATTTTAGATGAAACTATCTCTATTTCTGGAATTAAAAAAAGTTTGTTAGATTATGATTTAAATATGCTTTCAAGAGAAAATACTTTGAAAAAAGATAAAGAAACTGCTGAGAAAACTATAGATTCAAGATATGAACAAATGTCACTTCAATTTGCTTCATACGGAGCTATTATAAATCAAATGGAAGCATCGTTTTCAGGTTTAAAAATGTTGATTCAACAATCAACAGCAAGTAATTCGTAA